One Bdellovibrio bacteriovorus genomic window, TAAAGCAAAAAGTTCAAGTGGATATGACTGTGGCCCCGGGATACGGAATCAGCGTGATGGAAGTAAAGCTGGAGGCCGATCCTGCGGCACCCAACAGTGATAAGATCGAGCTTCGCGATCGCGAGGCCACTTTATGGAATATTGATGGGTCGAATAATCCGGCGGAAGTCCAAGGAGTCCAGTTAAAAATCGTCCTCAACGCGGGTGAAGGTGATAAAACCTTAATTATTCCCGTGAAGAACGACCAATTGGATTTGAGCAAGGCCTCTTTGCCTATTGGGGTCTCAATTAACGCGCAACGATAGCTGAAGATTAAAGCCCCGTTTTATTGAACAAAATCGGGGTCTAAGATACTGTTATGTCATGTCTTTTGCGCACTTACACGTTCACTCTGAATACTCTCTTTTAGAAGCCGCTTGCCGAGTTAAAGGCATTGCCAAAAAAGCCGCTGCTATGCAGATGCCAGCAGTTGCTTTGACTGACAATGGAAACATGTTCGCCGCGGTCGAGTTTTATTTTGCCTGCAAGGACAATAACGTAAAACCGATTTTGGGTTTAGATGCGTATATTGCTCCGGGTTCTCGTCATGAAAAAAAACAAGATCGCGATGCTGTGCAAACGGGTCCACGTCGTTTGGTTTTCTTAGCGCAAAATACGGATGGTTATAAAAATCTCTGTAAGCTTTCAACGATTGGTTACCAAGAAGGTTTTTACTGGAAACCGCGCATCGACTATGAGGTCATCAAAGAATACAATCAAAACTTAATCTGCCTTACGGGCGGCTTGCGCGGCGAAGTGGCAGAAAGCTTCTTGCGTGAAGGACCGGATGCGGCCCTGGCGAAAATTCGTCAGCTCAAAGAGATCTTTGATGATCGTCTGTATTTAGAAATGTGCCGCACGGGCGTTCCTGAGTGGGATCAAATCAATCCTTTCTTGATGGAAGCTTCTAAGATCGTGGGCGTCCCGGTGGTGGCGTCGAATGATGTTCACTACATGACTCAAGACGATCAATTGGCCCAAGAGGTTTTGATCTGTATTGGTTCGAATAAAACTCTCAGTGATGAATCGCGTTTCCGTTTAGGAACAGATGAGTTCTATTTTAAATCCGCCGATCAAATGACGTCGTTATTTGCCGACGTGCCGGAGGCGATCAGCAACACTTTACAAATTGCCGATCGTTGCGATGTGAAATTTAAAATCAAAGATGAGTCCGGGAAACCGATTTACCATCTTCCGACCTTCCCGACGGAAGGTGGCGTCAGCTTGACGGAAGATATTGCTCGTAAATCAAGAGCGGGCCTCGAGGAAAGATTCGTCGAAGCCGCAGCTCGTGGCGAAGCGGTGCCGGAAGAAAAAAAACCTGAATACGAAGCGCGATTAAAATACGAATTAGGCATTATTGATCGCATGGGCTTTAACGGTTACTTCTTGATCGTCCAAGACTTCATCAATTGGGCAAAGCAAAACGACATTCCGGTGGGGCCGGGCCGTGGTTCGGGGGCGGGTTCTTTAGTTGCTTATGTTTTAAGAATTACGGATTTAGATCCTCTTCCTAACTTCTTGCTGTTTGAGCGTTTCTTAAATCCAGAACGTATCTCGATGCCCGACTTTGATATCGACTTCTGTCAAGATCGTCGTCAAGAGGTCATCCAATACGTGACGCAAAAATACGGGCAAGAATCCGTTTCGCAAATCATCACCTACGGTAAACTTCAAGCTCGCGCGGCGATCAAAGACGTTGGCCGTGTTTTGGGTATGACCTTTCCGGAAGTAGATGCCGTTACCAAATTAATTCCGGAAAAATTAGGCATCACTTTAAAAGACGCTCAAGAAATGGAACCGCGTCTGAATGAAATGATGGAGATGAATCCAACGGTCGCTACACTGTGGGATTTAGCTTTACGTATCGAAGGGATGGTTCGTCACGCGGGGATCCATGCCGCGGGGGTTATCATCGCCGATGGACAGCTCGTACGTCATGCGCCTCTTTATCGTGGGGCGGGGGATGAGCAAGTTGTTCAGTACGATATGAAGCATGCCGAAAAAATCGGTTTGATCAAATTCGACTTCTTGGGTTTAAAGACGCTCACACATATTAATCATGCTCTTAAACTGATTAAGAAAAATCGCGGTAAGACCTTGCTTGCAAGTCAGATCCCGATGACCGACACGGCCACCTTCGAGATGATGTCTCGGGGGGACACGGCCGGGGTGTTCCAGTTCGAGGGTGAGGGTATCACCGATGCCACTCGTAAGATTCGCCCTTCCAGTTTTGCCGATATCACCGCGATCACGTCTCTTTATCGTCCCGGTCCGATGGCGAACATTCCTGACTTTACCGATCGTAAGCACGGGAAGGCGCCCGTTGAATACTTGCTTGAAGACACACGCGAGGTTTTGTCAGAGACCTACGGGATCATGGTCTATCAAGAGCAAGTCATGGGTATTGCCTCGCGCATTGCCGGATACTCTCTGGGTGAAGCCGACATGCTTCGTCGTGCGATGGGTAAAAAGATCAAAGAGGAAATGGATAAGCACCGCGAGCGCTTCATGCAAGGGGCCATTGAGCGCGGTCATGATAAGCAAAGATCATCAGATTTATTTGATCTGATGTATAAGTTTGCCGATTACGGTTTCAATAAATCCCATGCCGCTGCTTATTCAGTGGTCACGCTGCAAACGGCTTATTTGAAGTGCCATTATGCTGCCGAGTTTTTCGCAGCCCTTTTATCGACCGAGCTTTCCGATACCGATAAAATCGTTAAGTACTCTAAAGACGCGGCAAAGCGTGGTATCTTGGTGAAGTCACCGCATGTAAATTATTCGGATTATCTGTTTGATGTCCGTGGTGAAGATATTTATTTCGGTCTAGGCGCAATCAAAGGCGTTGGTGAAGGGGCGGTTCAAGCCATCATTGAAGCTCGCGAAACTATGCCGGATAAAAAGTTTCATTCGTTAGATGATTTCTTTAACAATATCGATCTTCGCCGTGTGAATAAAAAGGTGATTGAGTGCTTAATCAAGGCCGGTGCTTTTGATGGTTTCGGTGGGCATCGCGCCCAGTTGATCAATGGTTATCAAAAATACCTAGATCGCGCACAAGGTTTACAAAAAGATAAAGAACTGGGTCAGGCGTCATTGTTTGATTTAGGTCCTTCCACGGAAACAGTGGTGAAGCTTGAGGAATGCAAAGCGTGGACACGCACGGCTTCTTTGTCTTATGAAAAAGAAGTTTTAGGTTTTTACTTAAGTGATCATCCACTGAAAGGTTTTGATACTCTTTCAGAGCTATGGACGACGTGCAAGGTGATTGATTTGCCCGCGCAAATGCCACCTCCGGGTTCGCCGGAAGCGGAAGCTTTAAAAGCGGCCAAAAAAGACTGGAAGAATCGTGACGCGGGAAAAAAACGCGTCGTGGTGGCGGGGCTTATTACTGAAATGCGTGAGTTGATTACCAAAAAAGGGACGCGCATGGCATTTAGTAAGATCGAAGATCTTACCGGAGCTTGTGAGTTGGTGATTTTCCCCGACTCTTACGCGCGATTTGAAATGCAATTGCGTGACGAAAGGCCGGTCTTGATTGGCGGTTCTTTAGAGGTTGAAGAGGGTGTGGCCAAGATCATGGTCGACACTGTTTCGCCATTAGAAGATCTGCTTAAAAAGACCAAGAGTCTGGTGTTACATTTAGATAAGGTGGATCCTTTGGATTACCCTCGTTTGCATTCGTTGATGAGGGATTATCCGGGGGCGACTTCGGTGAATTTTGAAATCACCATGCCCGAGGTGAATCGCAAGATTCTTTTAGACACTCCCGATGTGTCAGGCATTGCCGTGAGCAATGAGTTTTTTGAGGGGATTCATGCCGTTTTCGGACGCACGGACTTTATTGAGTTAAGGAGCTAAGGATGCGCGCGTTAGTAGTACTCATTACGGGGCTTTTGTTTTTTTCAATGGCCCCAGCTCAACAAGGTGAATTGATTGATCGCACTTTTTCAGGAACTTCGAAAGAAACCAATCCTCAAGAAGCACGTCGTGATATTCAAGAGCAAGCTTCGCAGAAAATTTCTGAAGACATCGTGAAAGAACTGATTGGCGATGAAAGATATAATCGCAATCGTTCTTTGATTAATTCTAAAATTTTTAAAAATTCAGCGCGCTATATTCCGTACTCAAAACCATCGGCATTAGTACAAGATGACGCCGGTTTTAGGATGTCGGTCGAGATGAAGCTGTCGTTGCGGGATCTCAAACAAATGCTGCAAGAAAATGCGCTTTTAAATGAAAACGACGCGATTCCGGTCGTGTTGCCGACAATTGCCTGGGTGGATCGTGTTCAGGGTCGTAGCTATCGCTGGTGGATCCCCGGGGATCGAAACGCGCAAGCCTTTTTAATGAAAAATGGTCGCCTGCTTGAAAATGCGTTAAGAGATTCTTTTCAAAAAAATAACTTCTATGTGATTCGTCCGATTGAAGCCGGTCTTGGTGCAAGTGTGCCTTCGGATTTTCACTCTGAAAAAATCTCTTCTGAAGACAATACCTTTTTTGCGCAATACTTTAACGCGCCCGTCATGATTGATGGCCAGGTTTTGATCAACCGAGCGGACAGCGGCAATGGATTTAAAATTGAAATCAGCATGAAAGCGATTCAGGTGAGCAATGGGCGTGCGATTGCCGATGTGTCTCGTCGTTATGAGACTCAAGGGGGCAGTTATGAAAGTGCCATTGATAAACGCCTGCGTGAAGTGGTGGATACGGCAAGTAGCGATTTAGCTTCGCAGGTTTTAGAAGCCTCCCAACGCGGTTCTTTGGGAACCTCCATCTTACGCGTGACGATTTCAGGTCGCAGCTCTATTCCGCAAATGGAAGCCTTAAAAGATAAAATTCGTTCGCAGCTGACGCAAGTCAAAGGCATCCGTGAACGTTTGGTGAGTTCTGAAAGTGTCAGCTTTGAAGTCGACACGGCTTTGCCGCCGGCAGAACTTGCGACGAAAATTGAAACTTTGGATATCAACGGGAAGCGTTTAAGCAAAGTGTCTGAGCAAAAGGACGAAATCGTATTTAAATGGCAATAAGGAGAAATCAGATGATGCAAAAATGGATTCTTGCATTGATGGTGGTAGTAACGGCGGCGGGATGCTCGATCATCGAGCGCAGTCAGCCCGGTCTTCGTCGCGAGATCAAAGATGTCAACTATGAGGCTCGCCGGGATGATGCCTCTCCTCGAAAACGCCTGATGGTTCTGCCATTCTTAGATGAGTCGGAGAAGCGTCCTCAAGATTTAAGAGATCGTGCTCGCCAGGCTTTTATTATGGATTTAAATCGCACCGGGGATGTGATTGCGATTGATAGTAAGGAACTCAATATGGATGTCACCCGGATGATGTCCGGCGGTCAGTACAAGCTGCAAGAAATCGCCAAAGCGGCTCAAGCCATGGGTGTTAATGCCGTGCTTGAAGGGAAAATCAAAGACATTCGCATTAAGCGCTCGGCGGACAATGTCGGGATTGTTCGTCAGATGTCGACGACTTTTGAGATCGTCGCGCAAGTGCGTGTCGTAACGGGGCGCTCAGGTCGAGAGGTTTTTAACACGGTCAAAACTGTCACTGTGGAAGAAAAAGGCTCTCGCGTGGGTGAACGCGTAGAAACGGATAAGTTTTTAGCCAACAATCCCGAGATGGTTGAAGTCATCGTGAAAGATGCATTTTTAGATTTCACTCCTCAGGTGATGAATTCGCTAGATAAAGTCAGCTGGGAGGGTCGCATTGCTGCGATCAATGGGGATCGTATTTATTTAAACGTGGGCCGGGTTTCGGGTCTTCAGGTTGGTGACCTTTTAAAGGTGATCGATGAAGGGGACGACGTTTATGATCCAGAAAGTGGCAGTCATATTGGTCGTGTTCCCGGGCGTCTTAAGGGGACACTTGAAGTCATCAGTTACTTTGGTAACGATGGCGCGATTTCAGTAATCCACTCTGGCTCGGGTTTTCGCGAAAACGACCGCGTAGAGCTTTATTAATTAAAATATCAGGAAAAACTTTTAAGCAGTCCTTTAAGAGTTTTTTGAAACAGGGCGGGTTTTTTATGCAATCTTGCGATTTGCAATCCGCCTTGAATGCTTTCTAAAAAAATATCTGCTGCCCACGAAGTATCTAAATTTTTTCTAAAGGCTTTTTCTTTAATTCCCTGTTTCAGTGTTTGATGGGCCCAGCGTCTTTGGTTGCTTTGAAATTTAGCAAGGCTCTTATGCATCTTCGATGAAAAGGTGTTGAGTTCACACGTTAACACGCCAATTGGACACAGTTTTTGATGGTCTTTTGTCATCCCATAACAGTATTTAAGCCATGCCTCCAACTGTTGAATCGCAGGCAACTTGGCGTTTTTTTTGGTGAAGTTATTGAAATACTTTTCGTATTCTTTAATTAAGGCTAGGCCTAGATCTTCTTTCGATGAAAAATAGTAGTGAAGGCTGGCTTTGCGGATCCCTAAGTCGTTAGCAAGGTCCTGAAAGCTAAAACCGTTAAATCCCACGGTTTGGAGATAATAATGGCCACGTTTCAAAGCTTCGTTATAAGTCTTGGGAGGTGTCAAAGTTTGCGTCATATTTGCCCTCAAATCCTCATCTCTCTTGCAAGAAATTTTGGTTTATCTTATTATCTACCTATCAGTAGGTAGGTAATCAAGCCTATTCTCAGAAAGAAACAGATTGGGAATGTTTTATGAATAAAGCAGCAAAAACCATGCGTCCGGTGGCTATTCTTGGTGGATCTCGTACTCCATTTGTGAAATCTTTCTCGCACTATGCGCGCATTGGGAATAGGGAGTTGATGACGGCAACGTTAAAAGACCTGGTAAATAAATTAAACATCCAAGGGGAGCGTTTGGGGGATGTGGCTTTAGGCGCGGTGATGAAAAATGCTTCGGATTGGAATATGTCCCGCGAATCACTTTTAAGCTCGGGCCTTGATCCGCACACACCAGGTTATGATGTGCAACGTGCCTGCGGTACGGGATTAGAAACAATTGCACAAATTGCGTTAAAGATCGCGGCGGGGCAAATTGAAAGTGGCATTGGCGGTGGGACGGATACCAACAGTGATATCGCCGGGGTTTTGCCGCATGAATTCACGTGGATTTTGAAAGACGCACAAGCCGCGAAAACTTTGCCGGATCGTTTGAAAAAATTGTCTGAATTCAAACTGCAATACTTAAAACCTCAATTTCCCACGGTGCAAGAGCCTCGTACCGGTAAATCCATGGGGCAGCACACGGAAATGATGGTGAAAGATTGGATGATCTCTCGCGAAGCTCAAGATGAGTTGGCTTATCGCAGTCATATGAATGCGGCGAAAGCTTATGATGAGGGATTTTATAATGACCTGGTTTTTGAATTTAACGGCCTTAAAAAAGATATCTTCGTCCGTGGCGATACGACAATTGAAAAATTAGCGAAACTAAAACCCGCCTTTGATTTTACGGGCACGGGCACCTTGACGGCAGGAAACAGCACGCCATTGACAGACGGTGCTTCCGCAGTTCTTTTGGGCAGTGAAGAATGGGCACAAAAAAAGAACTTAGATGTTTTAGCTTATTTTGTAGATGCAGAATACGCGGGCGTTGATTACGTGGGTGGTGAAGGTCTTTTGATGGCCCCCGCGTATGCAGTTCCAAGAATGCTTCGTCGCAATGGTTTGACTCTGCAAGATTTTGATTTCTATGAAATCCATGAAGCTTTTGCGGGCCAGGTTCTTTGCACACTCAAGGCTTGGGAATCAGATGAATATTGCCGCACTAAATTGGGAGAACCAAAAGCTTTAGGTTCTATTGATCGCAGTAAATTAAATGTCAAAGGTGGAAGCCTTGCTTTGGGTCATCCCTTTGCCGCCACCGGTGGCCGTATTGTGGCGTCTTTAGCAAAAATGCTAAAGCAAAAAGGTTCGGGCCGTGGCTTGGTCTCGGTGTGTACGGCGGGTGGCATGGGTGTCACGGCAATTATCGAAAGATAGGGAATGTCCTGGGCTAAAAAGTTATATATGAATTTTATTGTGCTCCTGTCTTGGATCCTCCCCAAGGCAGGAGCTCGTCGGGCGCAAAAAATATTTCTAACCCCGACACGTGTGCCTCGTCCTGCTTCTGAAGCTGACTTTTATAATTCTGCAAAAAAATATCAATTTCCTCATGGCATTGCCGCGTTTGAATGGGGTGAAACGCAAAATCCCGCCGTGCTGTTAGTGCATGGATGGAGTGGCCGGGGAACTCAAATAGGAGCTTTTGCTGCGCCCTTGGTGAAGGCGGGGTTCCGAGTGATTGCCATTGATGGTCCCGCGCATGGTGCTTCTGACGGTCAAATGACAAATGTGGGCGAGTTCGCCAATGCGCTGATGGCGGTTCAAAAAAATATCGGACCTTTGCACGCTTTGATTGCTCACTCTTTTGGGGCTGGATGTTCTATTGTCGCCATTCAGCGGGGGCTGCAAGTAAAGAAAGCCGTTTTGATCGCGGGACCTGCAAGATACGAGAGAGTTCTTGCTAATTTTTTTAAACTCTTACCGATTTCGCCTCAAGCGCAGGAATATTTTATTGTCGAGCTGCAAAAAAAAGTGGGAATCCATGTGAAAGATCTGAATGTAGGTCACCTCGGAAAGAGCCTTCCTATTGAAGCCATGATTGTACATGATACTGAGGACAAAGAGGTCCGTTTTCAATCTGCGCTTGAGATTCAGGAAGTTTGGCCGCAGGCAAAACTTTTGCGCACGGAAGGATTGGGTCATCGACGTATTTTGCGTGATCCAGAAGTCCTTCGTGCCGTGACGGAGTTTATTAAATCTTAAAGATCCGTTTCTTGACTTCTTTTGGGTGAAACTAAAGACTTAAATCGTCATCTTTTGTTAATCATCTTAAGAAGGAGTTTAAGAGTGAAATCTCAATTCACAACTCGAATTTTTCTATTGGCCGCAGCGGCGTCTTTGATCACCGCATGTACAAAAAAATCTGACGACATCAAAGTGGGTGTTTATGGACCCTTCACGGGTGGATCAGCTCCGATGGGTGTTTCAATGCGTAATGGGGCGCAATTAGCGATTGAAGAAATCAATGCCGCCGGTGGCGTATTAGGTAAAAAGCTTGTGATGGTGGACCGCGATGATGAAGCGAAAAATGAGCGCGGCGGACAAATCATGCAAGAACTTTTAGATAAGGAACAAGTCGTCGCTGTTCTTGGTCCGATCAACACGGGTGTTGCAAACGCCAGCACGAATTATCCAAATAAGAAAAAAGTGCCGCAAATCATCAACGTGAGCGCGGGCGCAAAAGTAAATGATTATTTTAAAGAAGTTCCTGAAAACTACATCTTCCGCATTGCTGCGAATGACCCTTTGCAAGCAAAGATGGTGGTCGGTGAAGCTTTAAAACGTGGATTTAAAAAGCCTGCTCTTCTTTGTGACGACACGAACTTTGGACAAAGTGGTCGTCATCAAATGGAAACAATTTTAGAATCTAACGGCTTAAAGCCAGTTTACGTCGGTAAGTTTAAAATCAAAGACACGGACATGACGGCGCAATTGCAAGAAGCCAAGGCGGCGAAAGCCGATGTTTTACTTGTGTGGGGTATTGGACCTGAACTGGCGGCGGTTTCAAATTCTTTAGATCGTATCGGTTGGAAAGTGGATCAGATCGGCAGCTGGACTTTGGCGATGTCGAATTATATCGTGAACGCGGGTAAAAACGGTAATGGCACCACGATGCCACAGACATTTATTGAACTGAGTGCGACAACTCCTCGTCAAAAGAAGTTTGTGGAGGACTATCGCAAAAAATATAACGAAAATCCGATTCAATCGGCGGTCTCTGCAGCTCAAGGATATGATTCTGTTTATTTGTTAAAAATGGCGATTCAGCAGGCGGGTTCTACAGAAGGTCCAAAAATCAAAGCGGCCCTTGAAAATTTAGCAGAAACTTATGAAGGCGTTACCGGCACGTACACAAAGCCTTTCTCGGCAACCGATCACGAAGCGGTGAAAGACGCCAATGTTCGCATGGGTATGGTGAAAGACGGACAGGTTGTTGAAGCCACTGCTGCCGCCAAAAAATAGGTCACAATTCACGATGACGGAGCTCTTACAACTGACAGTGTCAGGAGCGATTCAAGGCATGATCTATGCCTTGATCGCTTTTGGCTATAGCTTGACCTTTTCCACTTCAAAAACAATCAACTTCTCTTTAGGAAATATCCTGATGTTAGGCGGGGTGGTTGGTTTTGCTCTTTATGTTGATAAAGCCACGGGCAATCTTTTAGGGATGCCCTTTATTTTGCCGATCCTGGGGGTTTTGGTCGCCGGTGTTTTAACAGGAGCTGCTGTTCATAAATGGGCGGTTGAGCCATCATTAAAATTAAAATCGGAATACACCTGGGTTTTGGCGACCTTAGCGGTGGGAATC contains:
- the dnaE gene encoding DNA polymerase III subunit alpha, which encodes MSFAHLHVHSEYSLLEAACRVKGIAKKAAAMQMPAVALTDNGNMFAAVEFYFACKDNNVKPILGLDAYIAPGSRHEKKQDRDAVQTGPRRLVFLAQNTDGYKNLCKLSTIGYQEGFYWKPRIDYEVIKEYNQNLICLTGGLRGEVAESFLREGPDAALAKIRQLKEIFDDRLYLEMCRTGVPEWDQINPFLMEASKIVGVPVVASNDVHYMTQDDQLAQEVLICIGSNKTLSDESRFRLGTDEFYFKSADQMTSLFADVPEAISNTLQIADRCDVKFKIKDESGKPIYHLPTFPTEGGVSLTEDIARKSRAGLEERFVEAAARGEAVPEEKKPEYEARLKYELGIIDRMGFNGYFLIVQDFINWAKQNDIPVGPGRGSGAGSLVAYVLRITDLDPLPNFLLFERFLNPERISMPDFDIDFCQDRRQEVIQYVTQKYGQESVSQIITYGKLQARAAIKDVGRVLGMTFPEVDAVTKLIPEKLGITLKDAQEMEPRLNEMMEMNPTVATLWDLALRIEGMVRHAGIHAAGVIIADGQLVRHAPLYRGAGDEQVVQYDMKHAEKIGLIKFDFLGLKTLTHINHALKLIKKNRGKTLLASQIPMTDTATFEMMSRGDTAGVFQFEGEGITDATRKIRPSSFADITAITSLYRPGPMANIPDFTDRKHGKAPVEYLLEDTREVLSETYGIMVYQEQVMGIASRIAGYSLGEADMLRRAMGKKIKEEMDKHRERFMQGAIERGHDKQRSSDLFDLMYKFADYGFNKSHAAAYSVVTLQTAYLKCHYAAEFFAALLSTELSDTDKIVKYSKDAAKRGILVKSPHVNYSDYLFDVRGEDIYFGLGAIKGVGEGAVQAIIEARETMPDKKFHSLDDFFNNIDLRRVNKKVIECLIKAGAFDGFGGHRAQLINGYQKYLDRAQGLQKDKELGQASLFDLGPSTETVVKLEECKAWTRTASLSYEKEVLGFYLSDHPLKGFDTLSELWTTCKVIDLPAQMPPPGSPEAEALKAAKKDWKNRDAGKKRVVVAGLITEMRELITKKGTRMAFSKIEDLTGACELVIFPDSYARFEMQLRDERPVLIGGSLEVEEGVAKIMVDTVSPLEDLLKKTKSLVLHLDKVDPLDYPRLHSLMRDYPGATSVNFEITMPEVNRKILLDTPDVSGIAVSNEFFEGIHAVFGRTDFIELRS
- a CDS encoding TetR/AcrR family transcriptional regulator produces the protein MTQTLTPPKTYNEALKRGHYYLQTVGFNGFSFQDLANDLGIRKASLHYYFSSKEDLGLALIKEYEKYFNNFTKKNAKLPAIQQLEAWLKYCYGMTKDHQKLCPIGVLTCELNTFSSKMHKSLAKFQSNQRRWAHQTLKQGIKEKAFRKNLDTSWAADIFLESIQGGLQIARLHKKPALFQKTLKGLLKSFS
- a CDS encoding acetyl-CoA C-acetyltransferase, whose translation is MNKAAKTMRPVAILGGSRTPFVKSFSHYARIGNRELMTATLKDLVNKLNIQGERLGDVALGAVMKNASDWNMSRESLLSSGLDPHTPGYDVQRACGTGLETIAQIALKIAAGQIESGIGGGTDTNSDIAGVLPHEFTWILKDAQAAKTLPDRLKKLSEFKLQYLKPQFPTVQEPRTGKSMGQHTEMMVKDWMISREAQDELAYRSHMNAAKAYDEGFYNDLVFEFNGLKKDIFVRGDTTIEKLAKLKPAFDFTGTGTLTAGNSTPLTDGASAVLLGSEEWAQKKNLDVLAYFVDAEYAGVDYVGGEGLLMAPAYAVPRMLRRNGLTLQDFDFYEIHEAFAGQVLCTLKAWESDEYCRTKLGEPKALGSIDRSKLNVKGGSLALGHPFAATGGRIVASLAKMLKQKGSGRGLVSVCTAGGMGVTAIIER
- a CDS encoding alpha/beta fold hydrolase — translated: MNFIVLLSWILPKAGARRAQKIFLTPTRVPRPASEADFYNSAKKYQFPHGIAAFEWGETQNPAVLLVHGWSGRGTQIGAFAAPLVKAGFRVIAIDGPAHGASDGQMTNVGEFANALMAVQKNIGPLHALIAHSFGAGCSIVAIQRGLQVKKAVLIAGPARYERVLANFFKLLPISPQAQEYFIVELQKKVGIHVKDLNVGHLGKSLPIEAMIVHDTEDKEVRFQSALEIQEVWPQAKLLRTEGLGHRRILRDPEVLRAVTEFIKS
- a CDS encoding ABC transporter substrate-binding protein, giving the protein MKSQFTTRIFLLAAAASLITACTKKSDDIKVGVYGPFTGGSAPMGVSMRNGAQLAIEEINAAGGVLGKKLVMVDRDDEAKNERGGQIMQELLDKEQVVAVLGPINTGVANASTNYPNKKKVPQIINVSAGAKVNDYFKEVPENYIFRIAANDPLQAKMVVGEALKRGFKKPALLCDDTNFGQSGRHQMETILESNGLKPVYVGKFKIKDTDMTAQLQEAKAAKADVLLVWGIGPELAAVSNSLDRIGWKVDQIGSWTLAMSNYIVNAGKNGNGTTMPQTFIELSATTPRQKKFVEDYRKKYNENPIQSAVSAAQGYDSVYLLKMAIQQAGSTEGPKIKAALENLAETYEGVTGTYTKPFSATDHEAVKDANVRMGMVKDGQVVEATAAAKK